In Xanthomonas campestris pv. phormiicola, the DNA window AGGTGGAAGCGATCCGCCAGCGGCTGCTGCACGGCGACCCCGCCGGCCTGGCCGCCTGCGACCTGCGCGAATGCCTGAGCGTGCAGCTGGCCGCCCTGCCCGGCCGCGTCGCCGGCCGCCACCTGGCCGCGCGCATCCTCGCCGGCGACCTGAATCTGCTCGCCAGCCACGATTACCCGCTGCTGGCGCGCCTGCTCGACGCCGAAGCCGACGACGTGCGCGAGGCGGTGCGGCTGATCCTGTCGCTGCAGCCGCGCCCCGGCGACAGCCTGCTGCCGGAGAACCTGGGCCACGTGATTCCCGACGTGGTCGCCTGGCACAGCGACGGCACCTGGCGGGTGGCGCTGAACCCGGCCACCACCCACCGCGTCAGCGTCAATCCGATGCACGAGCGCGCCCTGGCCGAGGCCGGCGAGGCGGCGGCGCCGTTGCGCGAAATGCTGCAGGAAGCGCGCTGGCTGACCCGCGGCCTGTCGATGCGCTACGAGACCCTGCTGCGCACCACCCGCGCCATCGTCGAGCGCCAGGCCGCGTTCCTGGTCAAGGGCGAGGAAGCGATGGCGCCGCTGACCCTGAAGGAAGTGGCCGATGCGATCGGCATGCACGAATCCACCGTGTCGCGCATCACCACCGGCAAGTACCTGCAGACGCCGCGTGGTACCTTCGAACTGAAGCATTTCTTCGCCGTGCGCCTGGAAGGCGCCGCGGTCTCGGGACAGGCGGTGCGCGCGATGGTGCGGCGCCTGATCGAATCCGAGCCGTCGGGGCGGCCGCTGGCCGACGAGGCGATCGCCGGGTTGTTGTCGCGCCAGGGCGTGAACGTGGCCAGGCGCACCGTGGCCAAGTACCGTGAACAACTGGATATCGCCCCCGCCCGCGAACGCCGTCGCGCCAAACCGCTGCTGGCCCGCGCGAGCTAAGGAAACACTACACATGAACAAATTGTCCGTACTTCTGGTCGACGACCACGAAGGTTTCATCAACGCCGCGATGCGCCACTTCCGCAAGCTCGACTGGATGGAAGTGATCGGCAGCGCCGCCAACGGCCTGGAGGCGATCGAACGCTCCGAGTCGCTGCGCCCGCAGGTGGTGCTGATGGATCTGGCCATGCCCGAAATGGGCGGCCTGCAGGCCACGCGCCTGATCAAGACCCAGGACCAGGCCCCGTACATCGTGATCGCCAGCCACTTCGACGATGCCGAGCACCGCGAGCACGCCATGCGCGCCGGTGCCGACAACTTCGTCAGCAAGCTGTCCTACATCCAGGAAGTGATGCCGATCCTGGAGGGCTTACGCACAGAGGGAGTACCGGCATGAGCGAATCGCGCATCCTGGTGATCGATGACGACGCGGTCCGTGCCGAACGTACGGTGAGCCTGCTCGAGTTCATGGACCTCAATCCGCGGTGGGTGACCGACGTGGCCGACGTCAACCCCGGCCGCCACCGGCAGAGCGAGTGGATGGCGATCCTGGTCGGCGGACTCGACGACCAGGCCCAGGCCGACGCGTTCTTCGGCTGGGTCGCGCGCAGTCCGCTGCCGCCGCCTGTGCTGCTGCTCAACGGCGAGGCGCAGGCATTCGCGCAGCGCCACGGCCTGCACGAGGCCAACGTGTGGCAGCTGGAAGCGCCGCTGCGCCACGCGCAGCTGGAAACCCTGCTGCGCCGCGCCAGCCTCAAGCGCCTGGACGCCGAGCACCAGGCCGGCGCGGTGCAGGACAGCGGCCCGACCGGCAACAGCGCCGCGGTGGTGCGGCTGCGGCGGCTGATCGACCAGGTCGCCGCGTTCGACACCACCGTGCTGGTGCTGGGCGAGTCCGGGACCGGCAAGGAAGTGGTCGCGCGCGCGATCCACCAGCAGTCGCCGCGCCGCGACGGCCCGTTCGTGGCGATCAACTGCGGCGCGATCCCGCCGGACCTGCTGGAAAGCGAACTGTTCGGCCACGAGAAAGGCTCCTTCACCGGCGCGCTGTCCGCGCGCAAGGGCCGTTTCGAGATGGCCGAGGGCGGCACCCTGCTGCTGGACGAGATCGGCGACATGAGCCTGCCGATGCAGGTCAAGCTGCTGCGCGTGCTGCAGGAACGCAGCTTCGAGCGGGTCGGCGGCAACGTCACCATCCGCTGCAACGTGCGCGTGATCGCCGCCACCCACCGCAACCTGGAAGAGCGCATCGCCGGCAACCAGTTCCGCGAGGACCTGTTCTACCGGCTCAACGTGTTCCCGATCGAGATGCCGGCGCTGCGCGAGCGCAGCGACGACCTGCCGGCGCTGGTCAACACCATCGCCGCGCAGCTGGCGCGTACCGGGCGCGGCGAAGTGCGCTTCTCCGAGGAAGCCCTGCAGGCGCTGCGCGGCTACGACTGGCCGGGCAACGTGCGCGAGTTGACCAACCTGGTCGAGCGCCTGGCGGTACTGCATCCCAGCGGCCTGGTGCGGGTGCAGGACCTGCCGGCGCGCTACCGCGGCGACTTCGCCTCCTCGATCGACGTGTCGGCGCCGCCGGCGCCGATCGCCACGCCGGATCCGCGCCGCATGCCCAACGTGGTCGACCTGCACGTCGGCCCCAAGGCGTTCGCCGATCCGTCCGAAGTGGCGGCGCAGACCGCATCGACGCTGCCGGAAAGCGGCCTGGACCTGCGCGGGCACATGGCCAACATCGAGTTGGCGCTGATCAACGAAGCGCTGGAGCGCACCCAGGGCGTGGTCGCGCATGCGGCGCAGCTGCTGGGCCTGCGGCGCACCACGCTGGTGGAGAAACTGCGCAAGTACGGCATCGACCGCGACCAGACCGAACTGGCCGGCTGAGCGCGCGGCCGCTGTCCCTCATTGCCGCGTCGCCGCGCGTTGCTGCGCTACGGAACGACCGCGGTTCGAAACTGAAGTACCCTCACCCATCGCATCGCATGGCTTTGCGGACGCGCGTCCGGCTGGCCGGATGCGGCTGTGTCGCGAACGATGGGGATCGTCGCGCGCTCACACGCTTCTCGCAGGCGCACGCGGAGGCGGTGGACACGTCTGTTGGCATATGGCTTGCTTTCAGAACAAGAGCCCCGTCGCAACGCGCCGCGCCGCGGATTCTCCACACGTACCCACGCAGGCCACCATGCCCATTCCCGTCACCAGTCCGCTGCTGCCTCCCCTGGACGAGTTCGTGCCGTACCTGGAGAAGATCTGGAACAGCCGCATCCTGACCAATGGCGGCGACATGCACGCGGCCTTGGAGCGTGCCCTATGTGACTACCTGGGCGTCAACCACATTGCCCTGCTCAGCAACGGGACCCTGGCGCTGATCACCGCCTTGCAAGCGCTGCGCATCGCCGGCGAAGTCATCACCACGCCCTACTCCTTCGTTGCCACCACCCATTCCCTGCATTGGAGCGGCATTCGCCCGGTCTTTGTCGATATCGACCCGGTGACCCTGAGCCTGGACCCGGCCAAGATCGAAGCGGCCATTACTCCCCAAACCACGGCGATCATGCCGGTGCATTGCTATGGCAACGTCTGCGATACCGCGGCCATCCAGCGCATTGCCGATATCTACAACCTGCGCGTGATCTATGACGCAGCCCATGCCTTTGGGGTTCGCGATCAGGGTGGTTCGATCCTGCGCCATGGCGATTTGAGCGTTTTGAGCTTCCATGCGACCAAGGTGTTCAATACCTTCGAAGGCGGCGCTATCGTCTGCCCGGACCAGACCACCTATCGCCGCATCGGCTACCTGAAGAATTTCGGCATCGTCGACGAGACCACCGTGGTCGCCCCCGGGATCAATGGCAAGATGAATGAGGTCAGCGCCGCCTTCGGACTGCTGCAGCTCAAGCATATCGACGCAGCGCTGGAACAGCGGCGCCGGATCGACCAGCAATATCGGCAGCTGCTGGCCGGCATCACCGGCATCCGCTGCCTGCCCAAGGACCAGAAGGCCGCAACCAACCATGCGTACTTCCCGATCCTGGTGGATGCGGGCTATCCACTATCGCGTGACGCGCTCTACCAGCGTCTTCGGGAACAGGATGTACTGGCCCGCCGCTATTTCTACCCATTGATCAGTGACCTGCCGATGTATCGCAGCCTGCCCTCGGCTGCGCCGGACAACCTGCCGGTCGCACGCGACATCGCGCAGAAGGTTCTCTGCCTGCCGATCTATCCTGGCCTGGAGCCCGCCGACGTCGAGGCAATCGCGCAGTTGATCGCCCATCCCAGCTGACAGGCTCCAATGCAATTTCCCCCGCAACTCCACAAACCTGGAAATGGAACAACATGAGTCAACAGAAATTCATCGAGGACTTTCTCTCCGCTACCGACTTTCAGGATCCGGTGGAGGTCACCATGGACACCGTCCTGGCTGACTTGCCTGAGTGGGATTCGCTCTCAGCGTTGGGGGTAATCGTCATGTTCGACGTGGATTACGGAAAGGTCATTACCGGCGAAGATCTCAAGAACTGCGCCACCCTAAACGATCTTCACAAACTGCTGGGGTAAAGCCATGGGACTGTCCACTCTTAGCAATGTCCGTTTTGCGGGCATGGCGAGTTGCGTGCCCAAGCGGATCATTTCCAACCTGACCGATTGCCCGCCGAAGATGCGCTCAGAACGCGAGCGTCTGGTGCGTAACATCGGCATCGAGTTTCGTCGCATCTGCCCAAGCTGGCAGACGTTTTCCGATCTGGCGCTCATCGCCACGGAAAGGCTGCTTGCAGAGCTGCAATGGTACAAGGAAGAAATCGATGCACTGATTGTCGTGACGCAATCACCCGACTACCCCATCCCGTCCACGGCCATCATCATGCAGCACCGGCTGCAATTGCCGCAGACCACTATCGCCTTTGATGTCAATCTTGGCTGCTCCGGCTATCCCTTTGGCCTGCACCTGATTGGCAGCATGATTGCGGCGGGAACCATCAAAAAAGCGCTTCTGCTGGTCGGCGACCGCTCCGCCACACTTCTGGATCCATTGTTCTCCGACGCGGGCACCGCCACGGCGCTGGAGTTCGACAAAAATGCGCCACCCATGCATTTCGACTTGAACAGCGACGGTAGCGGCTACCGGGCCATCATGTTACCGGTGGGTGGACATCGTGAGCCTTACGGACACCAGCATATCGCTCCCACACGTGACGAAAACGGTGTGCTGCACTGGCCAGGTGAACTCATTCTGGATGGTCCGGCCGTATTGAGTTTCTCGACCCAGCGTGTGCCGCCAGCGGTGGAAAGATTGCTTGAGTATTCTGGCGTTGCTAAGGACAGCGTTGATTTCTTCGTTTTCCATCAGGCCAACAAAATGATCAACGAAACCATCCGCAAGAAGTTGGCGCTGCCGACAGAGAAAGTGCCGTCAACTCTGCGAGACTTCGGCAATACCAGTGGCGCTTCCCTGCCCGTCACCATGACCGTCCGCCTGAACGATACGCTGGTCAAGGCCAGGCACCGCTTGTTACTTGCCGGCTTTGGTATTGGCCTGTCCTGGGGCACGGCAATCGTTGACGTCGAGAACGCAGTCTTTCCAGCACTGATCGAAGCATGAGCGCCGAGCGCGATCCATTTTCCCTGGAAGGCAAGCGCGTCCTAGTGACTGGCGCTTCATCGGGTATTGGTCGACAAATTGCCATCACTTGCTCACAAATGGGAGCGCGCGTCGTCATCACCGGGCGCAACGCCGAGCGGTTGCAAGCCACATTCAACCAACTGGAAGGCCAAGGCCACACGCAAGTCGTGGCGGACTTGGCGGTACAGGAAGGCATTGACCGCGTAGTGGGTGCGAGCGGTGTCATCAACGGCTTGGCGCACGCAGCCGGCATGTCCAAGCTGACGCCCTTTCGAATGATTGGCCATGCGCACCTGGACGAGACATTTGCAAGCAACACCTACGCCCCCATGCTACTGACTCGAGGCCTACTGGCGAAAAAGCAGATCGCGCCGGGCGGCTCCCTGCTATTCATTGCCTCAATTGCCTCGCATATCGGCCCGTTGGCTAGCAGCGCCTACGCTGCCAGCAAAAGCGCCCTGCTGGGCATGATGCGCTCGCTGGGTATGGAAGTAGCCAAGCAAGGCATGCGCGCCAACTGCATCGCACCGGGTTATGTACGCACTCCCTTGCTGGATGGCTTGCAGGGAAGCGGCGGCAATATGGACAGTCTGTTTGAATTGACCCCACTTGGCATGGGCGAGCCAGAAGACGTGGCTTACGCAGCAGTGTTCTATCTTTCAGATGCCAGCCGCTGGATTACGCGCAACCACTTCATTCTTGATGGCGGTTTTTCTGTACCGATGGACATCTACGCATGAGTAACGCGGCGCAACGAGCTTTTTCGCTGACTGGCAAGACCATCCTTGTCACAGGTGCTTCATCAGGCATCGGCAGGCAAATCGCCGATTCCTGCGCGCGGCGCGGGGCGCGCTTGGTCATCACCGGACGGGATGCAGACCGCCTTCAGGAAACCTACAACTTGTTAAAAGGCCAAGGACACCTCCAGGTGCTGGCCGACCTGACCAAAGCCGAAGGCCGTGAACGACTGGTGCAGGGCATTTCCAGCATAGATGGCTTGGTACACTGCGCTGGCAGGCAGCGCTTGAGCCCCATCCGGCAATTGACCGAGAAGCTCATGACCGATATCTATGAGGTCAATTTCCTGGCACCTGTCATGCTCACCCAGCGGCTGTTGCAGGCAAACGCTCTCGCGCCTGAAAGTTCCATCGTCTTCATGCTCTCCACTGCGGCCCATATCGGAACGCCCGGGGTAGGACCATATTCGGCCATGAAGTCAGCCCTGCTCGGCATCATCCGCTGCCTGTCCATGGAGCAGGCCAAACGCAAGATCCGGGTCAATGGCATGTCTCCCTCTGCAGTCGTGACGCCCATCTGGGACGCAAGCCATTTGGAAGCACAGCGAAAACGCCATCCGCTCGGATTAGGCACCCCAGAGGACGTAGCGAACGCTGCGATCTATCTCTTGTCCGACGCCAGCCGCTGGGTAACCGGGACGAGTTTGGTGATGGACGGTGGGGCCGTCCTGTGACCTATTCCGTGCTCATCGTCGGCGCGGGCGGCTGGGGCCGGGAGGTTCTCGAGCAAATGCAAGGTGATGTCGCGCACCGCAAGGAATGGGAAGTCACGGGGTTCCTGGACAGCCGCGAGCACATTCTCGATGGCTTCGATACTGGGGTACCCATCGTCGGCGACCCTTTGACATACGTGCCGCGTGGCAACGAGGCTTTTGTCTGCGCGCAAGGCGACCCACTGGAACGGCGTAAATACATTCAACCGCTGCTTGCAAAAGGGGCCGTATTCATCCCGATCTGCACCGAGGCGCACCTCAGTCGCAGCGTGCGTCTAGGCACAGGTTGCTTTCTCGGCAACCAAGTCCACGTCGGCCCCGATGTGTGGATCGGGGATTTTGCTAATCTGCTCACTTGGTCGGTGATTGGACACGACGTTCGTATTGGCAATTATGCTCATGTGGGAGCGCAGGTTTTCATGGGCGGCGGTGTACAAATAGGCGATTTCGCAGTCGTGCACCCGCGTGCCACCCTAGTGCCCGGCGTCAAGGTAGGTGAGCACGCTGTCGTCGGCACCGGTGCGGTCGTGCTGAAGGATGTGCCAGCGGGTGCCACGGTGTTCGGCAATCCGGCCAAGATCGTATTCCACAAGAACATCGAGATGGACTGATCCATGCGCTC includes these proteins:
- the rpoN gene encoding RNA polymerase factor sigma-54, encoding MKPTVSAQLGQQLHLTPQLLQSIRLLQLDGMQLEMEIRRALETNPLLELEEPEGVLEPVVDHDTALEIAAFDELPESSMWDVPAAGWSEGEDDRMQRIAAGESTDPQLRVLQRLAMELDERDLEVAAFWLEHSDDAGYLDGALDTLTLLACARFDRSAAQVEAIRQRLLHGDPAGLAACDLRECLSVQLAALPGRVAGRHLAARILAGDLNLLASHDYPLLARLLDAEADDVREAVRLILSLQPRPGDSLLPENLGHVIPDVVAWHSDGTWRVALNPATTHRVSVNPMHERALAEAGEAAAPLREMLQEARWLTRGLSMRYETLLRTTRAIVERQAAFLVKGEEAMAPLTLKEVADAIGMHESTVSRITTGKYLQTPRGTFELKHFFAVRLEGAAVSGQAVRAMVRRLIESEPSGRPLADEAIAGLLSRQGVNVARRTVAKYREQLDIAPARERRRAKPLLARAS
- a CDS encoding response regulator transcription factor; the encoded protein is MNKLSVLLVDDHEGFINAAMRHFRKLDWMEVIGSAANGLEAIERSESLRPQVVLMDLAMPEMGGLQATRLIKTQDQAPYIVIASHFDDAEHREHAMRAGADNFVSKLSYIQEVMPILEGLRTEGVPA
- a CDS encoding sigma-54 dependent transcriptional regulator; its protein translation is MSESRILVIDDDAVRAERTVSLLEFMDLNPRWVTDVADVNPGRHRQSEWMAILVGGLDDQAQADAFFGWVARSPLPPPVLLLNGEAQAFAQRHGLHEANVWQLEAPLRHAQLETLLRRASLKRLDAEHQAGAVQDSGPTGNSAAVVRLRRLIDQVAAFDTTVLVLGESGTGKEVVARAIHQQSPRRDGPFVAINCGAIPPDLLESELFGHEKGSFTGALSARKGRFEMAEGGTLLLDEIGDMSLPMQVKLLRVLQERSFERVGGNVTIRCNVRVIAATHRNLEERIAGNQFREDLFYRLNVFPIEMPALRERSDDLPALVNTIAAQLARTGRGEVRFSEEALQALRGYDWPGNVRELTNLVERLAVLHPSGLVRVQDLPARYRGDFASSIDVSAPPAPIATPDPRRMPNVVDLHVGPKAFADPSEVAAQTASTLPESGLDLRGHMANIELALINEALERTQGVVAHAAQLLGLRRTTLVEKLRKYGIDRDQTELAG
- a CDS encoding DegT/DnrJ/EryC1/StrS family aminotransferase, coding for MPIPVTSPLLPPLDEFVPYLEKIWNSRILTNGGDMHAALERALCDYLGVNHIALLSNGTLALITALQALRIAGEVITTPYSFVATTHSLHWSGIRPVFVDIDPVTLSLDPAKIEAAITPQTTAIMPVHCYGNVCDTAAIQRIADIYNLRVIYDAAHAFGVRDQGGSILRHGDLSVLSFHATKVFNTFEGGAIVCPDQTTYRRIGYLKNFGIVDETTVVAPGINGKMNEVSAAFGLLQLKHIDAALEQRRRIDQQYRQLLAGITGIRCLPKDQKAATNHAYFPILVDAGYPLSRDALYQRLREQDVLARRYFYPLISDLPMYRSLPSAAPDNLPVARDIAQKVLCLPIYPGLEPADVEAIAQLIAHPS
- a CDS encoding acyl carrier protein — translated: MSQQKFIEDFLSATDFQDPVEVTMDTVLADLPEWDSLSALGVIVMFDVDYGKVITGEDLKNCATLNDLHKLLG
- a CDS encoding ketoacyl-ACP synthase III; this translates as MGLSTLSNVRFAGMASCVPKRIISNLTDCPPKMRSERERLVRNIGIEFRRICPSWQTFSDLALIATERLLAELQWYKEEIDALIVVTQSPDYPIPSTAIIMQHRLQLPQTTIAFDVNLGCSGYPFGLHLIGSMIAAGTIKKALLLVGDRSATLLDPLFSDAGTATALEFDKNAPPMHFDLNSDGSGYRAIMLPVGGHREPYGHQHIAPTRDENGVLHWPGELILDGPAVLSFSTQRVPPAVERLLEYSGVAKDSVDFFVFHQANKMINETIRKKLALPTEKVPSTLRDFGNTSGASLPVTMTVRLNDTLVKARHRLLLAGFGIGLSWGTAIVDVENAVFPALIEA
- a CDS encoding SDR family oxidoreductase, with translation MSAERDPFSLEGKRVLVTGASSGIGRQIAITCSQMGARVVITGRNAERLQATFNQLEGQGHTQVVADLAVQEGIDRVVGASGVINGLAHAAGMSKLTPFRMIGHAHLDETFASNTYAPMLLTRGLLAKKQIAPGGSLLFIASIASHIGPLASSAYAASKSALLGMMRSLGMEVAKQGMRANCIAPGYVRTPLLDGLQGSGGNMDSLFELTPLGMGEPEDVAYAAVFYLSDASRWITRNHFILDGGFSVPMDIYA
- a CDS encoding SDR family oxidoreductase — translated: MSNAAQRAFSLTGKTILVTGASSGIGRQIADSCARRGARLVITGRDADRLQETYNLLKGQGHLQVLADLTKAEGRERLVQGISSIDGLVHCAGRQRLSPIRQLTEKLMTDIYEVNFLAPVMLTQRLLQANALAPESSIVFMLSTAAHIGTPGVGPYSAMKSALLGIIRCLSMEQAKRKIRVNGMSPSAVVTPIWDASHLEAQRKRHPLGLGTPEDVANAAIYLLSDASRWVTGTSLVMDGGAVL
- a CDS encoding NeuD/PglB/VioB family sugar acetyltransferase, which codes for MTYSVLIVGAGGWGREVLEQMQGDVAHRKEWEVTGFLDSREHILDGFDTGVPIVGDPLTYVPRGNEAFVCAQGDPLERRKYIQPLLAKGAVFIPICTEAHLSRSVRLGTGCFLGNQVHVGPDVWIGDFANLLTWSVIGHDVRIGNYAHVGAQVFMGGGVQIGDFAVVHPRATLVPGVKVGEHAVVGTGAVVLKDVPAGATVFGNPAKIVFHKNIEMD